The window GTAAAGGTCTCATCTGCAAGAGTCGCGCTGAATAAATATGAGCATACTGACGACTGAAACTCCGTTCTCCGACTCCGAAGCGCTCCGAGTTTGGACTGTAGGCCGTGGAAGCTCTCTCAAACACGGGCGCCAGGTCTTCGGCAGGATGGCACAGAAGAGAGGAGCCGTCTTTCCGCGCGCTCAGGTCGGAGAACATGATGGTTGTCCTAATGAAGTTAAATCGGTGTTAGCAAAGCAATGAGGTTTGCAAACGAAACAATAACAGAACGCTTTCGAATGTGACTATTTTCAAGAATGTAACTTGGCATCTCTTACCTTCGTCGTCTTGTAATATTAGACTTAAAAACCAAATCGCGTTAAATTCAATGGAGACGTTTGTTATTGCTGCGCAAGTTTGAGAACTACCCGCGAAATGCCCGCTCCACTAGAGATGTTTTGTAACTATGGAGATTAATGTCACGTAACCGCCGATGGCTAACTAATCACATTGGCCTTGTACAACACAATTTTTTCTGGTATTACCTGAAAAATGTAGCGCTTAAAGTTAGGATGCAGTGTATTTCTAtaccaaaacaaatgtcattatGCATAATTATTACATCAGtgaattgtgtttttggaAGGAGTTGTAGACTTAGTAGAGAGTCTTTCCTTAGGAACATTTCTGTTTGACGTCTTTCCGGTCTCTTGTATATTCTCGCGAGACGCGTTaatgagcaagaaaaaaataaactcctATTAGAACGTCGGCATTTGCTAAAAATTAAACTAACGCTTTGATAGTGTGATAGAAGCAGAGTGTGAAcgtaaaataattattatcaaacaaaatggttttaaagtgtgtcagtgtgtgacttaaaaaaaaaatttcaaacgTATTCGTCGCGTTAGTTTGACGTCACAATAGGGTCGCCGCAACATACAGACACGCCATTTTTACTCGTCTCTGTACCCCGCGATTGCAAAGCGATTCGGGCGATTTATCGACTCGGTTTCTTAGtgagttgcaaaaaaaatgcaaggaAACCGAGGCCCTCAACAGAACCATGGTCCAAACTGTCAGTCTGGCCAGGGAGACCAGAAGAAACATGGAGGAAATGCGAACGGCCAGGAGCCGAGCGACACAACCCGCCCGAACGAGGCCCTCACACTGGACCTGCAAAGCTTCAGGAAGCCTGGTGAGAAAACCTTCACCCAGCGCAGCAGGCTGTTTGTCGGAAACCTGCCTGCCGGGGTCACGGAGGAGGACATTGAAAAGCTGTTTGCAAAGTACGGCAAGGCCACTGAGGTTTTTGTCAACAAGGACCGAGGCTTCGGCTTCATCCGCCTGGAGACTAGAATTATCGCAGAGATCGCCAGAGCTGAGCTGGATGATGCCCCGTTCAGAGGTAGACCCATCCGCGTTAGGTTTGCAACACACGGTGCTGCTCTGTCTGTAAAAAATCTGCCAGACTTTGTGTCCAATGAGCTGCTGGAGGAGGCGTTCTCCGTTTTTGGGCAGATTGAGCGAGCTGTGATCATTGTGGACGACCGAGGGAGACCCACTGGAAAAGGCATTGTGGAGTACACTTCCAAACCAGCCGCAAGAAAGGCTCTGGACAAATGCAATGATGGCGCCTATCTCCTTACAGCCTTCCCTCGCCCCATCACCGTGGAGCCTATGGAGCAGCTCGATGATGAGGAGGGTCTGTCCGAGAAACTCATAAACAAGAACCAGCAGTACCATAAAGAACGCGAGCAGCCGCCGCGATTCGCTCAGCCGGGCTCCTTTGAGTACGAGTACGCTATGCGCTGGAAGGCGCTGATGGAGATGGAGAAGCAACAGTACGAGATGGTGGACCGCAACATGAAAGAGGCTCAGGA is drawn from Syngnathus acus chromosome 9, fSynAcu1.2, whole genome shotgun sequence and contains these coding sequences:
- the nono gene encoding non-POU domain-containing octamer-binding protein; this translates as MQGNRGPQQNHGPNCQSGQGDQKKHGGNANGQEPSDTTRPNEALTLDLQSFRKPGEKTFTQRSRLFVGNLPAGVTEEDIEKLFAKYGKATEVFVNKDRGFGFIRLETRIIAEIARAELDDAPFRGRPIRVRFATHGAALSVKNLPDFVSNELLEEAFSVFGQIERAVIIVDDRGRPTGKGIVEYTSKPAARKALDKCNDGAYLLTAFPRPITVEPMEQLDDEEGLSEKLINKNQQYHKEREQPPRFAQPGSFEYEYAMRWKALMEMEKQQYEMVDRNMKEAQEKLEAEMEAARHEHQVMLMRQDLLRRQEELRRMEELHSQEVQKRKQAELRQEEERRRREEEMRMRNEELMKRQQEGFRGSFQGESREQDMRMHMGPTGMPADSAPLMVGPGNASMPGGQGGFPRGLPGPGDYVPNKQRRF